CGGTGGTTTGGAAATCGCATTGGCGATCACGCCGCCAACCGGATAATACGTGTAGGCGGTGCCGCCGGTACCGATGGTAAAGAACTTCAGATCCTGTGCGGCGGCGGCAGTTGCCAGACCGGTCACCAAGACCGCGCCAATCGCGGCGGCCTTCAGGCCTTTGAATGAAAACGTCATATCTTTCTCCCGTTTATGCTGGCGCTACCTGCAGAGACGTTGCGCATGGCCAGCTTAAAAGCCTAGGGGTGTCCCTGAGCCGATGGAGAACTGTAGGCATTGCGATACGGCGATGTAAACACCTCGGGTTTCCGGGAGGTGCGGACTCGAAAAGATGCCCCTAGGCCAAGACGGCAAGCCAGAACCAGACACTCAGGATTGAACTGCCGGTCGCGATCAGCACAGCAGAGGCGGCAACACGGCGTGCGCGCCCATACATATTGGCAAAGATATAGGCGTTGAACCCCGGTGCCATGGCCCCGGTCAGCACTGCCGCGCGGAACTGATCCTTGTCCAGCGCCAGCGCAGTGCCCATGCCCCAGACAATGCCCGGATGCACCAGAAGGGACAGGGCACAGACCATGGCGATGGCTTTCATATCACCTTCGGGTTTGTACTGGATCAATACGCCGCCAAGAGCAAAAAGCGCCGCAGGCAAAGCGGCCCGTGCAATCAGCGACAGGGCGTCATCAACAACGCCGGGCAGGGTAAGACCGGAGAGATTCACAGTGAACCCTGCCAGAATGCCCAGCACCAGCGCATTGCGAAACATCGCGCGGGTGACAGAGCGGAACAGCTTTCCCGCTGATTGCCCGCGCCCGCGCACGATCTCCATCACAGTGATGCCCAACCCGTAACAAAACGGCGAGTGAAAGGCGATGATGGCGAAATTGCCGGTCAGCGCGTCCGGGCCATAGGCGCGTTCCGCAATCGGCAGGCCCAGCAGAACAGAATTGGAGAACAGGCAGCAAAACCCGATGGCGATACAGTCTTCCCAGTCGCGTTTGAAGAACACCCGCGCGCCGATGATACCAAGCGCAAAACAGGCCGCCGCACCGGTATAAAAGCTGATCAGCAACCGTGGATCAAAGGAGGCGGCAATGTCGATTTTGGAAATCGCCTGAAACAGCAGGCAGGGCACGGCGAAATTCTGGGCAAACCGCAGAACCCCATCGATGCCGCTGGCGGGAAACAAGTCGCGCCAGACGGCGACATAGCCAAAACCGATGACCAGAAAGACCGGCAGGATAACTTCAAGTAGGGTTTGCACAGGCGGGCCTTGTTACGTGGTTTCAGAGGCGGGTCAGGCCAGCGGGAAAGTCAGGACCATGCCGTCAAAGGCCGGGTCGATATGGGCAGGCATCTCAGCGGCGATGGTCTGATAGTCCAGATCGTTGTGCATATTGGTCAGCACAGCCTGTTTCGGGGCCATGTCGCGGATCCAGCCCAGCGTCTGGTCCAGATGGCTGTGGGTGGGATGTGGATCACGGCGCAGGGCATCGACGATCCAGCAGCTCAGCCCCTCCAGATGCGGCCAGATATCATCGGGAATCTGTGCGACATCAGGCAGATAGGCGACATCGTTTACCCGAAACCCTAAGGCATCCATGCCGCCATGATTGACCAGAAACGGTGTAAAGGTCAGCGCCCCGCCGGGGCCGTCAACGGTGGTGTCGCCGTCAATGTCATGCAGATCAAGGATTGGTGGGTACATCGACCCTTTGGGCTGTACGAAGGCATAGCCGAACCGTTCCAGCAGCGCCGCTTTGGTCGGGGCATCGGCCCATACCGGCAGGCGGGCCCGCATGTTGATCACGATCATCCGCAGATCGTCAAGCCCATGCACGTGATCGGCATGCGCATGGGTATAAAGCACCCCGTCAAGCCGTCCGACCCCCGCATCCAACAGCTGGCTGCGCATGTCCGGGGAGGTGTCGATCAACACCGAGGTGGTGCCATCCGCGCTGACCCTTTCGACAAGGATCGAACAGCGACGCCGGGTGTTCTTCGGCTCGCTCGGGTCGCAGGCCCCCCAATGGCCGCCCAAACGCGGCACCCCGCCGGAAGAGCCGCAGCCCAATATGGTGATGCGCATTTCCGTCATCAGGCAGCGGCCTGAAATGCGGTGACTTTGGAAAACAGCCGCTCGAAGTTCTTCTGCGTCTGTGCGGCGAAATCGGCGTAATCCATGCCGAATGTTTCCGCAGCCCGCCGCGCGGTATGTGCCACAAAGGCCGGTTCGTTGCGTTTGCCGCGATGGGGTGGGGGTGCCAGATAGGGCGCGTCGGTTTCCACCAGAATCCGCTCGATCGGGGCGGCGGCAAAGATGTCACGCAGATCGGTGGATTTGGGAAAAGCGGTGATCCCCGACATACTGAGGTAAAACCCCAGATCAAGGGCCGCGCGGGCCAGCTCTGGTGAAGAGGAAAAACAATGCATGACGCAAGAATAGGGCCCGTTGCGGTATTCTTCGGTCAAAATCCGCGCCATATCTGCATCGGCATCACGGGCATGAATGATCAGCGGCAGGCCGGTTTGCCGCGCCGCTGCGATGTGGATCCGCAGGGAGGTTTGCTGAACCTCCATGCTGTCGGCGGTGTAATGATAATCCAGACCGGTTTCGCCAATGCCCACCATCTTGGGGTGCGTGGTCAGGGCGATCAATTCATCCACAGTGACCATCGGTTCAGCGGCGACAGACATCGGATGGGTGCCAGCGGCAAAGAACACTGGGGCATGGGCCTCTGCAATGGCGCGCACTGTATCAACCTGACGCAGCTTGGTGCAGATCGTCACCATCCGCGTCACACCGGCATCCGCAGCGCGGGCGATGGCCTCGGGCAGCTGGTCCTCGAAATCGGGGAAGTCGAGATGACAATGGCTGTCCGTGATCTGCGGGCTGGCTATGTTCTGTGGGTTTTGGGTCGTCTGGGAGGTGTCGGTCATACAGTCCGTCATTCTACCTTGGGGCGCAGTCGCTTATCTTTTGCAGGGTATCTAGGACCAGCGCGGCAGGGTCAAGGTTCACCGCCATGCCGTGTTGTGCCCGTGCCGAAACCTCTTGCGCCAGATCGGCCCATTTGCGGCCCTGAAACGGGGTGGGAGACAGGCGTTGCATCAATTCCGCCTCGCCCGGTGTGGCCTCGACCTGGGGAGGGGCACCGGTGGCACCGCTGCGCGCCAGCCGGGCCAGCATCAGATCAATCAGGGAAAACAGCAGGATCAGCTTTTCTTCCGCGCCGCGCTGTGCGGCAGCCTCGGCAAGTTTGATCGCGCGGGCACGGTCCATCCGGGGCAGGGAGGCCATCAGCCCCATCAGCTCGGCATAAATCTGGAAACCGCCCATCAGGGACAGGCGCAGCGCGCCCCCAACCGAGCCACCGGAAAGCGCAGCAAGGGCCATCGGATCGCCCTGCATTTCAACTCCAGAGGCGGTGAGAGCGCTCTGCATATCTTCTGCGTTCAGCGGGTGAAGCCGCAGCACTCGACAGCGCGAGCGGATGGTGGGCAAGAGGCCAGAGGGCTGGTGGCTGAGCAGCAATAGCACCGCCCGTTCGGGCGGCTCCTCCAGCATTTTCAACAGCGCATTGGCCGCATTCGTGTTCATCTCATCAGCGTCATCAATGATCACCACACGCCGCCCGCCATCCGCTGCGGACATCTGGAAAAACCCATTCAACGCGCGGATGTCATCGACGACAATCTGTTTGCGCATCTTCTTGGTATCAGGATTGATCGTGCGGGTGACAGCGCGCAGCGCCCCTTCGCCACCGGCGGCAATGCGGCGCGCGACAGGATGGTCGGGATCGATATCAAGTGTGTCGGGTGTGGGAGCAGCGAACATGCCGCCATCGTCGTCCGGCGTTGCCAGCAGAAACCGCGCAATGCGCCAGGCCAATGTCGCCTTGCCCACACCACGCGGGCCGGTCAACATCCATGCATGATGCAGCTTGCCAGAATTGAAAGCATCCAGAAACGCGGCTTCGGCGGCACCTTGCCCGATCAAAAGCGGCGTGTCGCGCGGGTGGAGGGCACCGGCAAGGCGGTCGGGCTGTGGGGCGTCATCACTCATGATCCGGGTCTAGCAGGTTTGGCGCGGGAGGGAAGGCTCAGGACGGCAAACGGGTACTGACAACCTGTTGCACGTCGGCTGCGACCTCATCAATGCCGCGCCCGCCGTCAATGGTGACAAACCGCTCTGCAAACTCATCAGCGAGGGCCAGAAAGCCGGTGCGCATGGCCTGTTGCAACTCCTCCCCAAAATCCTCGAACCGTTCCTCGACCGTCTGCCGGGCCAGGGCGCGCGACAGGCCCTTGGTCGGGTCCATGTCGATCAGCACAGTCAGATCCGGTTCCATCCCGATCATCAGCCGGTGTAAATCATCGACCATGGCGCGCAAATCACCGCGTGACAGCCCCTGATACATACGTGTTGAATCGGCAAAACGGTCGCAGATCACAATCTTGCCCGCCTCCAGTGCCGGCTGGATGGTGCGTTCCAGATGATCGCGCCGGGCCGCCGTGAACAACAGGATTTCGGTGCGTGCGGACCAGCGATCAGGATCCCCTTGCAAGACCAGCGCGCGAATTTCCTCTGCCCCCGGAGAGCCGCCGGGCTCGCGGGTCAGTACAACGTCATGGCCAAGGCCGCGCAGATGGTCGGCCAGCAGGCGCGCCTGCGTTGACTTGCCCGACCCGTCGATCCCTTCAAAGCTGATGAACAGTCCGGCGTGGCTCACGAAGCGTCCTGTGGCCCTGCGTTCAGACGCGCCAGAAGGTGTTTGGCGGCGGCGGTCATTTTCACCATGAACCCGCCGGGCTGCACGGTTTCGGCGGCAACAAGCGGCACCTTGACCTCTGGCAGCCCGTCGCGGGTCAGGATCAGTTCGGCGATGGCATCACCCTTGGTAATCGGGGCGCGGAACGGGCCGGTAAAGACCACCTCGCCTTCCAATCCGCCACTGACGGAAATCGGGGTCAGCACCGACAAATCCTCGGCCAGCTCCAGCCCGACGGTTGGTTGTTCACCCATGGCGACAGGGGCCTCGGCCAATTGGGTCCCTGCGGTGCCCAGACTTTTCTGGCTGAACTGGCGGAATGCCCAGTTGACGATGGATTCAGACTCGCGTGCGCGTCCCGCCGCGCTGTCCAGACCGCTGATCACAAAGATCACCCGGCGATCGCCCTGTTTGGCGCTGCCCACCAGTCCATATCCGGCCTCATTTGTGTGACCGGTTTTCAATCCATCAGCGCCAATATCCAGCTGTAATAGGGGGTTACGGTTAAACCTGTTTGAACTTTCATTGGCGTCAAACATGAATTCACGTTCGGCGAACATCGGATAGAACTGTGGGAAATCCGAAATCAACCGATTGGCCAGCAACCCCAGGTCACGCATCGACATGCGGTGACCGGGCTTCGGCCAGCCGTTCGAATTCATAAAGGTCGAATTGGTCATGCCCAATTGCTGCGCGCGCATGGTCATGTCACGGGCAAAGCGGCTTTCGGTACCTGACAGGGCTTCTGCAATCACCACACAGGCATCATTGCCCGACAGCACGATGATGCCACGCAATAAATCTTCGACAGAGACACGTTCGCCTTCCTGAAGGAACATGGTTGATCCACCGTAGGCGGCAGCATCCGCGGAGACCGGCAGCTTCTGATCCAGTTCCAATCGGCCGGAGGCAACAGCCTCGAACGCCAAATAAAGCGTCATCAGTTTGGACATGGAGGCCGGTGGAAGGGGCGTATCGGCGTCTTTTGCCAACAACACAGTGCCGGTTGTCTGGTCAACGACATAGGCCGCGGTGGCCTTGGTTTCAAAGGCAGAGGCGGCAGAGATCGACAGGGCCAGCGTCACGCCGGTTGCGAGGGCGGTGGCAGAGAGGGTACGAAACATAGACAGGCGGGCTCCCGTTAGTTGGTGACCGCATAGGCGTCGGAAAAGCCTTCGGCTTTGATCGCCTTGATGAGGTTGTTAAGTTCAGACTTTGACGTGGCAGGGCCGACAAGGACCCGCCAGAACGGCTTGCCGTTGATTTCGGATTGTTTCACCGCAGGCACCATACCGGCACCGCGCATCTGTTTGGCAACCCGGTTGGCATTGGCCTCGATTGAGAAAATGCCAAGCTGTACGAAGGGTTTGCTTAGTGACGATGTAGGGCGCGGGGCCTCGGGCTTGGGCGCAGGCGGGGTTGCCGCCGAGGCGTCGATGGCGGCACCGGCTGCAGCGATGGGATCAAGAGAGGTTTCAGAAACCTCTGCCGGGGCGTCCACCGTTCCGGTTGCGGCGTCATCAACGGGTGCGGCAACTTCGCTTTCTTCACGGCGCAACGCGGTCACATTCAACGGGGCAGGGGCACCGGCCAGGATGCTGAGGGCCGCCGCCGCATCGGAAGAGATTTGCAGCTTTGGACCGGGCAGATCACGTTCCTTGCGGAACAACGCGCCGATGACAAACTTGCCGTTGGCCTCGTTGCGGATGATCACCCGTTCAGGCTCGCTCACATCTGGATGTGCCACCCAAACCCCGCCAAGCGACGGGCGCCCGTCCCATAACCCCTGATCCGTGGCAGAGAAGACTTCAGGTGCCTCAACGTCACGTTCGACAAGCTTGGTGGATTTCGTGCTGCCAGCAGTTGTCGCTGCGGTGCTGCCTTTTGGCATCGACAGGTTGAACTTGCCATTCTCGTCACAGCCGGCAAGCAAGGCCAGTGCAATGGCCGCTGTCACGGTCAATCGGGCCTTTTGCCCTGCGCTGTGCATTATTTCCATAGGCCTGCTCATCTGCTGTCGTCCTTGCCTCTGGGTCACTTTGGACCTCGTTAAACCGTTGATCACGGCGCACCTTTGGGTCCCCTGTCAGAGGATCTTGGGCGCACATTAGCCTGCAACGCCACACCTGAAAAGGCTGCAACACACGGATCGGCGAATTTCCCCAAATGGGCGCGTATATTATTTTGGTTCCGGGAGCCGCTGATTGTGGTTTGCCGAATCAATTTTTGCACATTAGGAGGAGCGGGCAGCGGAGGTTTGGCAGAGTGGTCGAATGCACCGGTCTTGAAAACCGACGGGCGTGAGAGCGTCCCCAGGGTTCGAATCCCTGAGCCTCCGCCATTTCACATTTTCTGTTTAGTTTTAACGATTTGGATTGGTGTGTTTCTGGTAAGCCCACATTTGCGCCCCCATTTCGAGCTGCATTTGAATACACGTTTTTGGACAATGCTGGACTATGGAAGCGATGCCGCGAGCGGCGAGCTATTCGAGGCAGAGTACGAAGATACAGCCTGACGGGGACCGATCTTCGATCGGCCGCAGATTGAGCTATACGTTGTGTTTGCATGGTTAACCAAATTTGCCGTTCCCCTGCCGAATACGCATGGTTTTCCGGAAGTCGGGTGCAGGTCGTGTTTGTCATTAAAGAAGCAGTAGATCCACAAACAGGGCAAACTATCCCCAGCTAGCTGTGAGGCTGAGGCCGAAAGCGAAATTTGTAATTTTCCATCCGTTGGGTGGTCTTCCTTCATCAAAGCCCTGCCTCGCACGGCTGAATCCACTATGGCACGCGCCACAAGGTCGAAAAGGGCGTTCTCCGCGTTCAACGTTGGCGGTGTGTTTCAGCCCGCAATGATGGGTGCTTTAATATCAACCCGTCAGCCTGCACTCTCACCGAAGTGGTCATGTTCTGGTTATGTCTCCAGACCCTAAGTAGTATCGCCAATCACAAAATCATCAGGTTTGATGTACGTCGCCATGGAACTAGAAGTGTAAGTGAGCGTTTGCGTCATTTCTTGGGGAATGGCCCGTATTCCCGCTCTTTCTTGTGCAGCTCGAGCAATTTTGCCGCTAAAGCCTTTTTTATTGCTGGGTCTTCGACGTAGTTCCAAAATGCGAGGAGTTCCAGTTCAGCCTGTGTCTCACGGCCTGTCATGCTCTTCGCCGTTTTTTTGGCGACAGCTGATGCCCGTTTTTTACCAACATCTCCTGCAATGAACTCCACTGCAGCTTTCATCGTGCCGACAGAGACACGCGTCTTGATTAGGCTACTGGCGATCTTCGGGTTCTTAGAAAAGAAATTGGATAGCTTAGGGTTGAGACCCTTCGCCCCAGCACCTGCAAAAAGTCCGAAAACCGTTTGGTAGGCAGTATCGTAAAGATGAGCCTTGCAGTTAATACTTTTCGCCTCGCCCACCGAGATCTTACCTGTAGCCGAAGCAACGCCTTTTATCTGGGTGGCCATGAACGTTCCCAAAGATCCATGGATCATCGACGCAGTATAGGTTCCCTCGGCAACTGTGCCAACGACGCCCGCTTCAGCAAGTGCCGCTGTCGCTGCAGGTGCCGCAAAAGTCACGCAGAGTACACCCAAAGCAACCATTCCAGCTGTCTTGGTAAAACTGAGGGCGCTCACACTACGGTTGGATCCTGTGACTACCTTGTTTACGTAGTCAGTAACCGCGACGTCGTATTTGTTTATAGCCGTCTCGGCCTTTTTTATCACCGCCTGCAGACTCGTCCACTTCCTCCCCGCGATGGCGGCTCGAAGGTCTGCCATCGCCTTGTAACTCTTGTTATAAAGGGCGACCGGCGGAAGCTTTGCCCCACCGAAAGTCTCCATGATTGGCCAGAGATTTGGGTGTTCCGCGCGATTAGTACGGCACTCGGTATCGGTACGGGTCACACTGTTAAAACGTTTGTTAAAACGCGAAGAGAGCTCGTTCATATGCTTTACTGTCTGCTTTTCAGCATTTGCGATAAGTTTGTCTACGAGCGCCTTTTCTTTGGGACCAAGTTCAAGTGCTTTGGGCATTTATGATATCCTCCGGCTTGACTGAAGGCCGCAGCTATTTTTCACTCAGTACTCTCTGCACGGGTTACAAGAGGCCTTTCATGATGAAAGTATCAAACAAATCTAGCATAATTTTGTGAAAATTGACATGTAAAAGGTACGCTCGGTCTTGCTAGGCGCGATGCCGACAACCTACACCTGTACATTATTGGTCGACGAAGGCCTCTACTTATTGCTGTAGGCTGTTTTGGTGCCTGTCTCCAGCTCACTGTTCTGGAGGCAAATTTTTGAACAGCGAGAGCTTCTACTGAGCAGCCCCACTTGAGTGATCCAAATTGAAAGTTAGTGCATGATTGGCCTTGGTCCATCGGGAGGATAGCTTCGGGCGCTGGTGGGCGGTAGCCCAATGCACTGTGTGGTCGCTTTGTGTTGTAGTGTTTCCTCCATTCTTCGATGATGATTTGAGCTTCACGGAGCGAGTAGAAGATCTCTCCATTTAGCAATTCGTCGCACAGTCGCCCGTTGAAGCTTTCACAGTACCCGTTCTCCCAAGGTGATCCAGGCTCTATGTAAGCCCACAAGCTTTGTATGTGAAGCTTGCGCCGAGCTGCCAGATGGCTACGACAATGGCGACTTTACGTGGCACCACAAAGAAGACGGGACCACCATGGAACTTGTCGATCATGACCTGCACGCCGTGAACAAACATACCGGCGGAGTGTCGTTGTATGACGGACAACACTTTGATGGTTTCTGATGAAGGATACCTACATGAAAATCATTCCTGGGACACCAATCTCAATTGAGAACATCAATGAAATTCTCGGCGGAAAACCGACAACCTCTTTGACGGCCTACGTTCAATTTCTACGGAAATACGGCGGCGGAAAGGTCTTTCCCAACAGCATTAAGTTGGTCGAGCCTATTTTGCTTGAGGGGCCACTTCGCGCGTTCTCGGTCCAGTATTTCTTTCCACTTGCAAAGATTGAAAAGGAAAGTGCCGCAGACGTCATCAAGCGCGATTTCGACGTGCCCTTCATTGCGATAGCGGTGATTTCCGGCGGAGATACTCTTGTTTTGTCGCTTGATCCTTCTGACATGGGGGCAATCTGGTTCTGGTCATCCTTTGGTGACGGGGTTCACGGGACAAAGCGACGGGTCGCCAACAGTTTTGCGGAGCTTCTTGAGACATTTACCTTCATTGAGGAGCAAGGGAAAACACCGCCTTGGAACCGCATGAATTCGGTCGATGACGCGCCCGCCGTTGATTTTCTGCTTGATCTTTAGGGGATGTTTTTTCCAAGTGCGCTGCGCGCCACATTCCCCGAAAACTGGCCAGAAGCAATAAAGGAACGAAGTGCGCCCAGCATTGAAATTTCTTTGACACCTCAGGACGTTACGGTCCTTGGTCATTTCAACTCTTTTTACATGAGGCATTTTGAGTATTCAGGGCATCGCACCTTAAGCGATGAAACAACTTCGGCCATCAAAACGGCTCTTAACAAAATGCCCCAGGGCGTTACTGACGGCAAAGCCGTGATCAATGGATGAGAACTCCTGGGGTGTGAACGTCAGGCGTCGGCGATTGTCGTTGCCATCAGGATCAAGATGAACAGTCAGTTTGTTGTCGCCAACGGCCAGGATCGTTCCCAACATTCCGTTTCGCACGCCAAGTGTCCCATCGTTGCGGGTGAAGAGAATGCGGTCGCCCACAGGAAAAGCGCGCGGTCCGTGATCCGTGGTGAACAACGTTTCTGACTTGGGGCCAGTTTTGATCGCGCGCGCGGCTCTGATGGCCTGGTTGATGGCGTGCACATCAATTCGGCGGTGGGCGAGCGCCAGCCGTGAGATGAACTCACCATTCTCCATCCAATCCGCCACATAATCATCAACCAGCGCAGCGATTGCCTGATCACGGTCTTTCTTATCGTGAACCACGCCATGATCGGCGTAACTTTGAAGCGCTGTGTGGGTTTGCCCCCGCGCCAAATCTCTTGAGGCTGCACGTTGCCAATCGGATGCCTGGCGGCGGATTTCAACAAGTTCGGCAGCTCCATTGAGGTCAACGATATCCCGAAACGGCGTGCCCGCCTGAATGGGCTGGAGCTGGTCGGGACCGCGAACCAGCACGAGCTTGCAGCCCCGATGGCGAAGCTGCTCGATAACACGCATCAATTGTCGCTTACCAACCATGCCCGCTTCATCAATGACAACGATACTGCCATGGCCCACGGGTTCATATCCGCACTTCCAGCTTGCCTCCAGCGAGGCCAATGTTCGCGAGGCAATACTTGACGCCGTTTCCAGGCTATCAGCAGCCTTACCCGCCAAAGCTGCGCCGTGAACCATATAGCCCTGCCGCTCCCACGCGTCGCGCGCCACGGCCAGCAACGTGCTTTTTTCCCACACCTGCAAGGCCGACAACGGATGACAATTGGTTCGGCCTAAGTATGTGGTCGATAGCCGCGACCTGCTCATCGCTCAACTGACCACGAGACCGGTTTTGCAGCCTGTCATTCTCGCGTTTGATGGCTCTGCCGATATTGCTTGGTCCCACTTTGAAACCACCCGATTGCGCCATCTCAGATGCAACAGTTTCAAGACTCCGCTCGGCAGTCAGGTATTCTCTGGTGGTGTACTGCGTGCGCGTGCCTTTGCTGATTTGCACCAGTTCCGATGATGCCATGACTTGGTCAGAGGCCGTACGCAATTCCAGTGGATCGCTGATATGATTGGCCAGCCCGCGCAGAATATCGGTGCGTGTGAAACCGGCCTGTTTGTCGCTGATATGCGCAAGGATTAGTACAGGCCGTGCTTTGAGTTGATCGCGTGTGAATGGCAGGTTTTCGCGTGGCAAAATCAGCGGCTGATTTGGGTCAGGTTCATAGAATTGAGCCTGTCCAGGCTAAGCCGCCTCGCGGATTTCCCGCTCAAACGCCTGTTGTGCATCTTGAAACGATTTCTCGCGCTCGAGGTTGCGTCGTTCTGCCAAATGACGGTCGATCAAGGCCGCATCGCTAAAAGAGGTGGCGCATTGCGAAACTTGAAGGCGAAAAGCTGGTTTCCCGCGAAAAACTGGCGAAAAGGGCAGAACCAGCGCACAGCTTCGACCAATTACTCGCATGCATTTTCCTCGCAAGCCCTTGAAAACTATGGGTTTCGGGTCAACGCATCCTGCAAAGAACGGTGCTGAAACTGACATCTGCAGAGCGCATAGCATACTGCCGCAAAACAGGACTTCGAACCCCATAAACCACCTTACCATTCAAGGTGTTAGCAGGTGTTCAGGATCAAAATTGTGAAATGGCGGACAGAGCGGGTTCAAGTTCGAACTCTGATTTGTCTGCTTTGTTCCAAGAATTGGAGCAACGGGAGGCGGTTCTCAAGTCCAAACCTGAGGTTATCCACAAACTTCTGGAATTCGACGCAGCATCGCAGCCTTCGAATGATGCTAAACTTAAAAAACAGGCAAAAGGGCCCCGGTCATGCCTGCGAGGACCGTCGCTATGAAGACGGCTCATCAAGACTTTCAAAAGGCATCATCAGGGCGGGCAAAGGCAAGCAGTCTTTCGGGGAGAAAATCGACCCGCCACAAACCCCCGCGCGATTGTCCGCGTGTGACATTGCGCCTGTCGTCCGATGATCATGCGCGATTGAAGGACATGGCCGATGGGATGGCCTTGGCCACGTTCATTCGGGCGAAGGTGCTGAATGAGAGATTGCCGTGCAGAAAACGCCGCTCATCGACTTCGGTTACTGACAAACAGGCGATTGCGCAAATCCTCGGGTTGCTCGGTCAATCCCGCATCGCCAACAATCTGAACCAATTTACCGATCATGCAAATGTTGGGTCTCTGGCGATGGATAACGAGACGCGCGGACAAATCGAGGAAACCTATGACCATATCCTCTTTCTGCGCCAAACCCTGCTCTAGGCGCTCGGGAAGCGGGGATGATCCTTAAAGGTAATCAACGTGCAAACGGCTGTGAGCTGGCGCTGCATCTCATGAATGTCGAAGACAATGAGCATGCGGTTGCGCATGAGCTGCGCGGTTTTTTGGCAGATGATCTGGTTGACGCTTTCAAGGAAACGGAAG
This DNA window, taken from Sulfitobacter pacificus, encodes the following:
- a CDS encoding AEC family transporter is translated as MQTLLEVILPVFLVIGFGYVAVWRDLFPASGIDGVLRFAQNFAVPCLLFQAISKIDIAASFDPRLLISFYTGAAACFALGIIGARVFFKRDWEDCIAIGFCCLFSNSVLLGLPIAERAYGPDALTGNFAIIAFHSPFCYGLGITVMEIVRGRGQSAGKLFRSVTRAMFRNALVLGILAGFTVNLSGLTLPGVVDDALSLIARAALPAALFALGGVLIQYKPEGDMKAIAMVCALSLLVHPGIVWGMGTALALDKDQFRAAVLTGAMAPGFNAYIFANMYGRARRVAASAVLIATGSSILSVWFWLAVLA
- a CDS encoding SPOR domain-containing protein, producing the protein MSRPMEIMHSAGQKARLTVTAAIALALLAGCDENGKFNLSMPKGSTAATTAGSTKSTKLVERDVEAPEVFSATDQGLWDGRPSLGGVWVAHPDVSEPERVIIRNEANGKFVIGALFRKERDLPGPKLQISSDAAAALSILAGAPAPLNVTALRREESEVAAPVDDAATGTVDAPAEVSETSLDPIAAAGAAIDASAATPPAPKPEAPRPTSSLSKPFVQLGIFSIEANANRVAKQMRGAGMVPAVKQSEINGKPFWRVLVGPATSKSELNNLIKAIKAEGFSDAYAVTN
- a CDS encoding MBL fold metallo-hydrolase, producing MTEMRITILGCGSSGGVPRLGGHWGACDPSEPKNTRRRCSILVERVSADGTTSVLIDTSPDMRSQLLDAGVGRLDGVLYTHAHADHVHGLDDLRMIVINMRARLPVWADAPTKAALLERFGYAFVQPKGSMYPPILDLHDIDGDTTVDGPGGALTFTPFLVNHGGMDALGFRVNDVAYLPDVAQIPDDIWPHLEGLSCWIVDALRRDPHPTHSHLDQTLGWIRDMAPKQAVLTNMHNDLDYQTIAAEMPAHIDPAFDGMVLTFPLA
- a CDS encoding D-alanyl-D-alanine carboxypeptidase family protein; this encodes MFRTLSATALATGVTLALSISAASAFETKATAAYVVDQTTGTVLLAKDADTPLPPASMSKLMTLYLAFEAVASGRLELDQKLPVSADAAAYGGSTMFLQEGERVSVEDLLRGIIVLSGNDACVVIAEALSGTESRFARDMTMRAQQLGMTNSTFMNSNGWPKPGHRMSMRDLGLLANRLISDFPQFYPMFAEREFMFDANESSNRFNRNPLLQLDIGADGLKTGHTNEAGYGLVGSAKQGDRRVIFVISGLDSAAGRARESESIVNWAFRQFSQKSLGTAGTQLAEAPVAMGEQPTVGLELAEDLSVLTPISVSGGLEGEVVFTGPFRAPITKGDAIAELILTRDGLPEVKVPLVAAETVQPGGFMVKMTAAAKHLLARLNAGPQDAS
- a CDS encoding HNH endonuclease produces the protein MIQALCKPTSFVCEACAELPDGYDNGDFTWHHKEDGTTMELVDHDLHAVNKHTGGVSLYDGQHFDGF
- a CDS encoding AAA family ATPase, whose translation is MARDAWERQGYMVHGAALAGKAADSLETASSIASRTLASLEASWKCGYEPVGHGSIVVIDEAGMVGKRQLMRVIEQLRHRGCKLVLVRGPDQLQPIQAGTPFRDIVDLNGAAELVEIRRQASDWQRAASRDLARGQTHTALQSYADHGVVHDKKDRDQAIAALVDDYVADWMENGEFISRLALAHRRIDVHAINQAIRAARAIKTGPKSETLFTTDHGPRAFPVGDRILFTRNDGTLGVRNGMLGTILAVGDNKLTVHLDPDGNDNRRRLTFTPQEFSSIDHGFAVSNALGHFVKSRFDGRSCFIA
- the tmk gene encoding dTMP kinase, with product MSHAGLFISFEGIDGSGKSTQARLLADHLRGLGHDVVLTREPGGSPGAEEIRALVLQGDPDRWSARTEILLFTAARRDHLERTIQPALEAGKIVICDRFADSTRMYQGLSRGDLRAMVDDLHRLMIGMEPDLTVLIDMDPTKGLSRALARQTVEERFEDFGEELQQAMRTGFLALADEFAERFVTIDGGRGIDEVAADVQQVVSTRLPS
- a CDS encoding SMI1/KNR4 family protein, with protein sequence MKIIPGTPISIENINEILGGKPTTSLTAYVQFLRKYGGGKVFPNSIKLVEPILLEGPLRAFSVQYFFPLAKIEKESAADVIKRDFDVPFIAIAVISGGDTLVLSLDPSDMGAIWFWSSFGDGVHGTKRRVANSFAELLETFTFIEEQGKTPPWNRMNSVDDAPAVDFLLDL
- a CDS encoding TatD family hydrolase; amino-acid sequence: MTDTSQTTQNPQNIASPQITDSHCHLDFPDFEDQLPEAIARAADAGVTRMVTICTKLRQVDTVRAIAEAHAPVFFAAGTHPMSVAAEPMVTVDELIALTTHPKMVGIGETGLDYHYTADSMEVQQTSLRIHIAAARQTGLPLIIHARDADADMARILTEEYRNGPYSCVMHCFSSSPELARAALDLGFYLSMSGITAFPKSTDLRDIFAAAPIERILVETDAPYLAPPPHRGKRNEPAFVAHTARRAAETFGMDYADFAAQTQKNFERLFSKVTAFQAAA
- a CDS encoding DNA polymerase III subunit delta' — translated: MSDDAPQPDRLAGALHPRDTPLLIGQGAAEAAFLDAFNSGKLHHAWMLTGPRGVGKATLAWRIARFLLATPDDDGGMFAAPTPDTLDIDPDHPVARRIAAGGEGALRAVTRTINPDTKKMRKQIVVDDIRALNGFFQMSAADGGRRVVIIDDADEMNTNAANALLKMLEEPPERAVLLLLSHQPSGLLPTIRSRCRVLRLHPLNAEDMQSALTASGVEMQGDPMALAALSGGSVGGALRLSLMGGFQIYAELMGLMASLPRMDRARAIKLAEAAAQRGAEEKLILLFSLIDLMLARLARSGATGAPPQVEATPGEAELMQRLSPTPFQGRKWADLAQEVSARAQHGMAVNLDPAALVLDTLQKISDCAPR